A part of Candidatus Poribacteria bacterium genomic DNA contains:
- a CDS encoding translation initiation factor IF-3: MNTRQSRRTFGQAADRTRVNDQVRARQVRLIDENGEQLGIMSSEDAYRIAQERELDLVEVAPDGRPPVCRVMNYSKFRYEQAKRARAARKNQKVIEIKEIRLYPAMADHDVEYRLRHAEEFLKEGAKVRATIRFRGRQVVHSELGEDLLRRFAEELKELSVVEQAPRLEGRSMALLLAPRGDAAANT, from the coding sequence ATGAATACCCGACAGTCGCGACGTACCTTCGGACAAGCTGCCGACCGCACGCGCGTGAACGACCAAGTACGCGCTCGGCAGGTCCGCCTGATCGACGAGAACGGCGAGCAGCTGGGTATCATGTCGTCCGAGGACGCCTATCGGATCGCGCAGGAGCGCGAGCTAGACCTGGTCGAGGTCGCACCCGATGGGCGCCCCCCGGTCTGTCGGGTGATGAACTACAGCAAGTTCCGCTACGAGCAGGCGAAGCGTGCCCGAGCCGCGCGCAAGAACCAGAAGGTGATCGAGATCAAGGAGATCCGCCTGTATCCTGCGATGGCGGATCACGATGTCGAGTACCGGCTGCGGCACGCCGAGGAGTTCCTCAAGGAGGGCGCCAAGGTTCGCGCGACGATCCGGTTCCGCGGCAGGCAGGTGGTCCACTCGGAGCTGGGCGAAGACCTGCTGAGGCGCTTCGCCGAAGAGCTGAAGGAGCTCAGCGTCGTCGAGCAGGCGCCGAGGCTCGAGGGGCGGTCCATGGCGCTGCTGCTGGCTCCGCGCGGTGATGCGGCGGCGAACACATAG
- the rplT gene encoding 50S ribosomal protein L20 yields MARIKRGVAARKHKKNTLRHTKGFRGGRNNLIRSAREGLEKGWNYAYRDRRKKKGEYRRLWIARINAAARIHDISYSRLIDGLNKAGVDLNRKVLAEMAISDDAAFAQLVEIAKKSSVSG; encoded by the coding sequence ATGGCACGGATCAAACGGGGCGTCGCTGCCCGTAAGCACAAGAAGAACACGCTGCGCCACACGAAAGGCTTTCGGGGCGGTCGGAACAATCTGATTCGATCTGCCCGTGAAGGATTGGAGAAGGGCTGGAACTACGCGTACCGCGACCGGAGGAAGAAGAAGGGCGAGTACCGCCGCCTCTGGATCGCGCGTATCAACGCCGCCGCCCGGATCCATGACATCTCGTACAGCCGACTCATCGACGGACTCAACAAGGCGGGCGTCGACCTGAATCGCAAGGTGCTCGCCGAAATGGCAATCAGCGACGACGCTGCATTCGCCCAGCTCGTCGAGATCGCCAAGAAGAGCTCGGTATCCGGCTGA
- the rpmI gene encoding 50S ribosomal protein L35 gives MPKMKTHKGAAKRFKKTGGGKFKRVHASNNHYFERKSSARKRRLERPAYVHASDEGRVKRLLPYG, from the coding sequence ATGCCGAAGATGAAGACGCACAAGGGCGCTGCCAAGCGGTTCAAGAAGACGGGTGGGGGCAAGTTCAAGCGCGTCCATGCCAGCAACAACCACTACTTCGAGCGGAAGAGCTCTGCCCGCAAGCGCCGTCTCGAGCGGCCTGCATACGTCCACGCGAGCGACGAGGGGCGCGTCAAGAGGCTCCTTCCTTACGGCTAG